The genomic region CATCTCCTCCGCCAGGCCGGAGGAGTCGACCCCGCAGTTGCTCTTCAGCGGACCGTCGATGTCCTCGGTGGAGATGTTCTCGCTCCTCCCTTCCATCAGCTCAGCGGCCCGATCTCTCAGCAGCTCCAGGTCCTGAGTGAAGTGCCGGAGGCCGGGGAATGAGAGCGCCAGGTCGAGGTCCCGGGCCGCCAAGGATGCCGAGAAGTTCTCCATCGTTCTGGCGGGAAGGTTGTGGGCCTCGTCGATCACCAGGACCGCGTCCTTCCCCGGGCGCCCCAGGCGGTCCAGGAGGTCGGCGGACCGGGAGAACATCTGGTTGTAGTCGGCCACGATCACGGTGGCCTTGCCCGCGGCCCTGAGGGCGGCGTGGTACGGGCACACCCCCGCCCTCAGGCAGGAGCGCATGGACTCCTGGGCATGCAGGGGGTACTCCAGCAGCGTCCCGGCCGCTTCGTCCACGGGGGCGGGGGCGAAGTAGCAGGCCTGCCCCTTGGCGCAGGGGGCGCGGCCGTCCTTCCTGGCCAGGCACATGTCGTCCCTGCCGATGAGGTCCACCGCCCCGATCCTCTGCTTGCGCCAGATCGCCCGCAGGGTGTCCACGGCGATGGCATGCTGGCTCTGGCGGGGGGTGAGGAACAGCACCGTCCCGTTGGACGGGAGGACCGTCTCCACCGCCGCGGTGAGGGAGACGGCGGTCTTGCCCAGCCCGGTGGGCGCGTACGCCAGCAGATGCGTTCGTTGGCTCAGGCACATGCGGGCATCCTCGAGGAAACGCTCCTGCCCTTCGCGGATGGTCGAATGGGGGAACAGGCCGCCGGCCCTGCCCCCCGGACTAATATGCACATCAGATGACTCCATGGCCCGCCTATGCGCCGGTGCATTGGCAATCGCTTGCACTAACCGCAGCCTACATCCGGGGGTGCCGGGAGGCCCGGACCCCCCATGCAAAAGGAGATAAACGACGGATTGGCAGGAATGTGGACGATGGAGCTGAACGTTGGCGGGCGCCGGCGCTATGAGGCGATCATCGCCATCATCCTGTTCCTCACCGTTCTGTCCGCCTATCTCACCAGGGTCTCCCTGTCGGTCGCGATGCCGTACGTCGCGGAAACCTTCCAGTGGGACCAGGAACAGCTGGGCGGCCTGGGCGGCGTGCTGCTGGGCATATTCTTGGTGGGGTACGGGCTGTCCAACATCTTCATCAGCCCGCTGGTGGACTGCTACGGTCCGAGAAAGAGCCTGCTGGTGGCGGTGTCGGTTTGGTCGGTGTTCACGCTCCTCACCGGCATCATCGGGGTGTACTTCTCGGTGTTCGTCCTGCTGCGCGTGCTGCTCGGCCTGTCGCAAGGCATCGCGTTCCCGTCCGCCAGCAGCGTCACCCAGGCGTGGTTCCCGCCGGAGAAGAGGTCGCGGATGAACTCCATCTATTACAGCTCCATCGCCTTCGCCAACCTCCTGTCCCCGCTCCTGCTCCTGCCGCTCATCATGGTCACCAGCTGGAACATAATGTTCGTGGTCCTATCCCTTCTGGGGTTCGCCATTCTGGTGCCCATCTTCTTCCTGCTCAAGGACAGCCCGGAGGGCCCCCCGGACTGCGAGAAGAAGACCCTGAGGGACAACCTCCGGCTCACCCGGGACAATCTCAAGGAATCGCTGAGGATCAAGGGCATCTTCACCCTGACGCTGTCGCAGACCCTGGAGGTCCTGGTGTTCTGGGGCATATCGCTGTGGCTGCCTACCTTCCTGGTCCTGGCCAGGGGGTTCACGACCAGCGAGCTGGTTTGGGCCGCCGCGCTGCCGTACGTCGGGTACATCGTCGGCCTGCTGGTCGGCTCGTGGATCAGCGACCGGGTGGGGCGGCGCTCCACGGTCACCGCCGCATTCTCCTTCGCCGGCGCGGTCATGATCGTGATAGTGAACTTCATTCACGGCAGGTGGGAGACGCTGGTCTCCCTGGGCGGCCTGTTCTTCTTCCTCGCCTTGCTGAGCCCGAACATCACCACCCTGCTGCAGGGCTGCTGCGTTAACCGGCTCACTTGCTCGGCTACCGGGATAGTGAACGGCTTCTCCAACGGCGCCGGGGCCCTGGGGCCGATAATCTTCGGTGTCCTTGCCGCATACACCGGTTCGTACGATTCCGCGCTCCCGTTGATGACCGTGATGATGATAGCCAGCGGACTGGTCATACTTCGATTTAGAGTGTACGAGGTGCCGGTGGTGTGCCCCCTGCCCGAAACGCCGGACGAGAAGGAATAAGAAAGATTATCATAATTGAACCCCTTCTTTCAGGATATGGACAAGTTGCCGTTCGGCTGCAAGAACCTCGACGACATGTTGGACGGGGGCGTGGAGGCCGGATGCGTCACTCTTCTTTATGGGGAGGCGGGGACGGGAAAGACCACCCTGTGCCTCCTGCTGGCGAGGGATGTGGCCAGGAGCGGCAAGAAGGTCATCTATCTTGATACCGAGGGAGTGTCCATGAGCCGCCTGCGCCAAGTGGTGGGGGCGGATTACGAGGCGGTGGCCAAGAACATCCTGTTCTCGTCGATCAGCAGCTTTGACGAGCAGGAGCGGATGGTGGACAAGGCCATCAAGCTGGCCCAGAGCAACGTGGACGTGGGCATGATAATCATCGACTCCATCAGCATGCACTATCGACTCACCTCCCGGGAGGAGGACCGGGGCGAGAGGAAATCGCTGGCGGGGCAGTCCACCAAGCTGACCAACATCGCCAGGGAGAAGAACCTGCCCATCCTGGTGACGTCTCAGGTGTACACCGACGTGGAGACCGGGACCTATGAGGCCCTGGGAGGGCATGCCCTGCACCACAACTCCAAGGTCATCATCCGGCTGGACCGCGTGTCCACCGGCGTGCGCAGGGCCGTGCTGATGAAGCACCGCTCCCTGCCCGAGGGCCTGGTGGCGGACTTCAAGTTCACCCTCGAAGGAATCACCTGTTAGTTTGGGCAGGAGGCCCCACGGGATCGGCCGCGGGACGCCCCTTTCGCGCTGACCGGGCGAGCCCGTCAGGTCTTCCTGCTGCCGACGGCGAAGTCGATGAGCCCCTTCAGGAACTCCTTGTCCTCGCTCTCCTCGAGGACATCCAGCTCCTTCCTGGCCTGGGCGGCGTAGTCGAGCGCCAGTTTCTTGGCGTACTCGATGCTGCCGCTGTCATCCAGCGCCCTGATGGCCGCCTTGATCTCTTCAGGGGTCGCGCCGTCGTTGCCGAGCGCCTTCTCCAGGGTCCTGCGGCGGGGATCCGACGCGTCAAGGGAATGCAGGGCATGGAGCACTATGAGGGTCCTCTTGCCGTTCCGGATGTCGCTGCCCACGGGCTTCCCCAGCACCTCCTCGCTGCTGGTGAGGGCGAGAACATCGTCATGGATCTGGAACCCCAGGCCCAGGAGGCGGGCGTACTCCTTCATGGCGGCGACCTGCTTCTCGGTGCCGCCGGCGATGAGGGTGCCGCCCTCGGCGGCACACTCGAACAGCACGGCGGTCTTCTTGTGGATCATGCGCATGTAGTCATCGATGGCGAGGTCCGCGGCGGGCATGTGCTCGAAGTCCATGTCCTCCTGCTGGCCCTCGGCGATCAGCCACACCGTGTTGGCGGTGATCCTGAACAGCCGCTTGACGTGCTGGGGCGGGACGTCGGTCTCGGTCAGCACCTCGAAGGCACGGGCGAATTGGGCATCGCCGGCGATGATGGCGGTGGGCATGTCGAAGAGGACGTGCACCGCTGGCCGTCCGCGCCGCACGGGGTCGTTGTCCATGACATCATCGTGGACCAGGGTGAAGTTGTGGATTATCTCCAGGGAGCAGCCGAACGGCATGGCCTTCTTACCTGCCCCGCTGACCGCGTTGGCGACCGCGATCGCCAGTACCGGCCGCAGCCTCTTTCCCCCGGCGGCGGGATAGTGCTTCACCGCTTCCATGAGCTTCGGTACATCGCCTTCCTGGAGGTAGGACATGACCGCCCCGTCCACTTCCTTCGCGCGCTTTGAGATCTCCTTCAGAACATCCATTGTTGACCCTCCTTGATGCACGAGGCCCACTCCCGAGCGGCCCCGGTCAAAATGAAATCCTTGGACGCCAGCTCGTTGACGTTAGCTGACCCCGTCAGGAACATCGCCGCCCTGAGCTCGTCGAGCATGAGGCGGAGCTTGTCCTCCACCGCCTTGGACGAGACCAGGGCCTCCTTCAGCACCGCCCTGGCGGTGCCGGCGCACTGCGCCCCCACCACGATGCTCTTGGCCGCCTGGAGGCCGTCGACGACGCCTCCGCTGGCTATGATCGGCAGCCCCACGTTCGCCCACATCACCGAAACGGGCGCGGGTATCCCCCATTCCCCGAAGGTCTCGCCGATGGCGGAGCACCTCTGGTCCCCCATGGCCCGGGACCTTACCGCCTCCACCTTAGAGAAGCTGGTGCCTCCGGTGCCGGAGATGTCCAGTCCCCTGATCCCGATGCCCTTGAGGCGCATTGCCACGTCCCTCGATATGCCCGCCCCGGTCTCCTTCACCATGATGGGGACCTCCCTCGCCAGGGACCTTATGGCGTCGTAGCACCCCTTGGCCCTGGTGTCGCCCTCGGGCTGGGCAACCTCTTGAAGGAAGTTGAAATGGACCGCCACGACGTCCGCCCCGATCATGTCCATGGCCTTTCTGGCATCCTCCGCCCCGAAGGCCCTCTTGTTCTTCTGGGCGATGAGCTGGGGCGCCCCG from Methanomassiliicoccus luminyensis B10 harbors:
- a CDS encoding DEAD/DEAH box helicase family protein, which codes for MHISPGGRAGGLFPHSTIREGQERFLEDARMCLSQRTHLLAYAPTGLGKTAVSLTAAVETVLPSNGTVLFLTPRQSQHAIAVDTLRAIWRKQRIGAVDLIGRDDMCLARKDGRAPCAKGQACYFAPAPVDEAAGTLLEYPLHAQESMRSCLRAGVCPYHAALRAAGKATVIVADYNQMFSRSADLLDRLGRPGKDAVLVIDEAHNLPARTMENFSASLAARDLDLALSFPGLRHFTQDLELLRDRAAELMEGRSENISTEDIDGPLKSNCGVDSSGLAEEM
- a CDS encoding MFS transporter, encoding MQKEINDGLAGMWTMELNVGGRRRYEAIIAIILFLTVLSAYLTRVSLSVAMPYVAETFQWDQEQLGGLGGVLLGIFLVGYGLSNIFISPLVDCYGPRKSLLVAVSVWSVFTLLTGIIGVYFSVFVLLRVLLGLSQGIAFPSASSVTQAWFPPEKRSRMNSIYYSSIAFANLLSPLLLLPLIMVTSWNIMFVVLSLLGFAILVPIFFLLKDSPEGPPDCEKKTLRDNLRLTRDNLKESLRIKGIFTLTLSQTLEVLVFWGISLWLPTFLVLARGFTTSELVWAAALPYVGYIVGLLVGSWISDRVGRRSTVTAAFSFAGAVMIVIVNFIHGRWETLVSLGGLFFFLALLSPNITTLLQGCCVNRLTCSATGIVNGFSNGAGALGPIIFGVLAAYTGSYDSALPLMTVMMIASGLVILRFRVYEVPVVCPLPETPDEKE
- the radB gene encoding DNA repair and recombination protein RadB, with the protein product MDKLPFGCKNLDDMLDGGVEAGCVTLLYGEAGTGKTTLCLLLARDVARSGKKVIYLDTEGVSMSRLRQVVGADYEAVAKNILFSSISSFDEQERMVDKAIKLAQSNVDVGMIIIDSISMHYRLTSREEDRGERKSLAGQSTKLTNIAREKNLPILVTSQVYTDVETGTYEALGGHALHHNSKVIIRLDRVSTGVRRAVLMKHRSLPEGLVADFKFTLEGITC
- a CDS encoding polyprenyl synthetase family protein, whose protein sequence is MDVLKEISKRAKEVDGAVMSYLQEGDVPKLMEAVKHYPAAGGKRLRPVLAIAVANAVSGAGKKAMPFGCSLEIIHNFTLVHDDVMDNDPVRRGRPAVHVLFDMPTAIIAGDAQFARAFEVLTETDVPPQHVKRLFRITANTVWLIAEGQQEDMDFEHMPAADLAIDDYMRMIHKKTAVLFECAAEGGTLIAGGTEKQVAAMKEYARLLGLGFQIHDDVLALTSSEEVLGKPVGSDIRNGKRTLIVLHALHSLDASDPRRRTLEKALGNDGATPEEIKAAIRALDDSGSIEYAKKLALDYAAQARKELDVLEESEDKEFLKGLIDFAVGSRKT
- the fni gene encoding type 2 isopentenyl-diphosphate Delta-isomerase, with amino-acid sequence MKKIEKRKADHIQATLEGDVASSHNYWDDIKLVHDALPEVDLDEIDTSAIVLGKKLSAPLMVTAITGGYSEAEKINRNLAEACAELRIGLGIGSQRAALEKGDRKSYAIIKDYDVPLKVGNIGAPQLIAQKNKRAFGAEDARKAMDMIGADVVAVHFNFLQEVAQPEGDTRAKGCYDAIRSLAREVPIMVKETGAGISRDVAMRLKGIGIRGLDISGTGGTSFSKVEAVRSRAMGDQRCSAIGETFGEWGIPAPVSVMWANVGLPIIASGGVVDGLQAAKSIVVGAQCAGTARAVLKEALVSSKAVEDKLRLMLDELRAAMFLTGSANVNELASKDFILTGAAREWASCIKEGQQWMF